One genomic segment of Paenibacillus xylanexedens includes these proteins:
- the recR gene encoding recombination mediator RecR yields MYYPEPIAKLIDAFTRLPGVGPKTAARLAFHVLNMKEDDVIDFAKALVSVKRNLHYCSVCCNITDTDPCRICQDKSRDVSVICVVQDSKDLVAMERTKEFDGYYHVLQGAISPMEGIGPDDIRLKELLIRLSDERIKEIILATNPNIEGEATAMYISRLVRPFEISVTRIAHGLPVGGDLEYADEVTLSKALEGRREMR; encoded by the coding sequence TTGTATTATCCCGAACCAATAGCCAAGCTGATTGATGCCTTCACCCGGTTGCCGGGTGTGGGTCCCAAGACGGCAGCGCGTTTAGCTTTTCATGTGCTTAACATGAAGGAAGATGACGTTATCGATTTTGCCAAAGCGCTCGTAAGTGTGAAGCGTAATCTTCATTACTGTTCTGTATGTTGTAATATCACTGATACGGACCCGTGTCGCATCTGTCAGGATAAGTCCAGGGATGTCTCTGTAATCTGTGTAGTTCAGGATTCGAAAGATCTGGTGGCCATGGAGCGAACCAAGGAATTTGATGGATACTATCATGTGTTACAGGGCGCGATTTCACCTATGGAGGGAATTGGCCCAGACGATATTCGTTTGAAGGAACTCCTGATCCGATTAAGTGATGAACGTATAAAAGAGATCATCCTGGCGACGAACCCCAATATTGAGGGTGAGGCTACAGCGATGTACATCTCCCGCTTGGTGCGTCCGTTTGAGATCAGTGTAACCCGGATTGCGCATGGATTGCCTGTAGGTGGCGATCTTGAGTATGCGGATGAAGTGACCCTTTCCAAAGCGTTGGAAGGGCGCAGGGAGATGCGTTAG
- a CDS encoding DUF2508 family protein, with the protein MLKELEADQIYADIQMAKQEWERAMRQFEDAQGQDEIDYAIYVLEAAERKYQIHLRRAKRARANDDVTSQRGISM; encoded by the coding sequence ATGTTGAAGGAACTTGAGGCGGATCAGATCTATGCAGATATTCAGATGGCTAAGCAGGAATGGGAACGGGCTATGAGACAGTTTGAAGATGCACAGGGGCAGGATGAGATTGATTATGCCATTTATGTATTGGAGGCAGCTGAGCGGAAGTACCAGATCCACTTGAGAAGAGCAAAGCGAGCCAGAGCTAATGATGATGTTACATCACAGCGAGGGATTAGTATGTAG
- a CDS encoding pro-sigmaK processing inhibitor BofA family protein — MKSIILGSVLVISLLGLIVVLFRKRIGLSFFTSFGIHLVLAAVGIYIVNYSGWITGTYIPLNPATIGTVTVLGLPGVGLLLGLKISLFG; from the coding sequence ATGAAGAGTATCATACTGGGAAGTGTATTGGTTATATCATTACTGGGGCTTATCGTTGTTTTGTTCAGAAAGCGGATAGGGTTATCGTTTTTCACGTCATTCGGAATTCATCTGGTGCTGGCTGCAGTAGGGATATATATCGTGAATTATTCTGGCTGGATTACAGGAACCTACATCCCGCTGAACCCTGCAACGATAGGGACTGTAACTGTTTTGGGATTGCCAGGTGTGGGGCTATTATTAGGGTTGAAAATTTCTTTGTTCGGATAG